In one Mauremys mutica isolate MM-2020 ecotype Southern chromosome 3, ASM2049712v1, whole genome shotgun sequence genomic region, the following are encoded:
- the FAM89A gene encoding protein FAM89A, protein MSGPESGGGPGLPPLPKSLSGLLNSSSGGGGRWRDLERLYAQKSRIQDELSRGRASSGGGRGSPRPPNLDAALALLRKEMVGLRQLDMSLLCQLYSLYESIQEYKGACQAVSSADCTYALENGFFDEEEEYF, encoded by the exons atgagcgGGCCGGAGAGCggcggggggccggggctgcCGCCGCTGCCCAAGAGCCTGAGCGGGCTGCTGAACTCCTCCTCGGGCGGCGGCGGGCGCTGGCGGGACCTGGAGCGGCTCTACGCGCAGAAATCCCGCATCCAGGACGAGCTGAGCCGGGGGCGGGCGAGCAGCGGCGGCGGCCGAGGCTCCCCCCGGCCGCCCAACCTGGACGCGGCGCTGGCCCTGCTCCGCAAAGAGATG GTTGGCCTTCGGCAGCTGGATATGTCATTGCTATGTCAACTGTACTCCCTTTATGAATCAATACAAGAATACAAAGGGGCATGCCAAGCTGTATCTAGTGCAGACTGCACGTATGCtttggaaaatggcttttttgaTGAAGAAGAGGAATATTTCTAG